The DNA region CTAcaacaactaacttttgtgatGTGTTTCTCCCAAGGTTCTTATCAAGCTGACAAATTAGAAAGAGGAAAACAGCTTTATCTATTCCTTTGCAATTTCTCCTGATCAAGGACAGTAGCAATAGTTTGCAACTTAGTTACTACAAAGAGCATTTTCATGATCCTTAGGTCACTTTTGCAAAAGCCACTCTCAATAACATGTTTCAGAATGAAACGGAAATTTATTCAGCTAAAAACTTATGCTAAGTACCAATCATGATGAGAAAGTATGGAAATCTAGGATGCATccaatataagtaaaaaaaatatataaggtaAGCTGAAAAGTCCCTGATATGCAATGCAACTTACTGATgcacaaaagaaaaagtaataaaacaACTGTACAAAAAGGGGAATACTTTTATACAAACTTCTAAATTTGAGGAAAATAACTATAATAACCTTAGTACTACACTATAGAATTAAGATTAAGGAAATATTATACTTACTTTCCACGAAGACCCAATGAGATGCCAGCAAGAACAACATAGGTACCAAATGCCATTAATGGAATGTACAAGTCAGGAGCATTTATGTCATAAATTGGAGGTTTATAAGAGAGCCTACCTCCCACTGGTTCAGTAATCCTAGTCCAATGACCCTGAACACGAGAATAAAAAGATAAGGGCAAGCAAGAAGATACAATAAgataatgaaatgaaaaaatccAACTAGATAAATGTGAAAAAGGGTGACATTATTGCTGCTTACCCGGTGCAAGAATGGGAACAGCACGACCTTTAACTTGTTCTTAACATAGTGGTCATTCACTTGAAAGTAGTATTGGGGATCAGAGAAATACCGGCTTATCTGTAGTTGAAAAGATAAagttatttaacaaaaaaggaaaagttgaATTCACACCTAGAGATAATATCTATAATTAAGTTAAACAAGATAATGAAGgcaatttaaaatcatattccAGCTGTGTGGGTTTTCCCCTCCATAATCAATGGTCAAGTAATCTACCACAGAGTTTTATGTATTAGCAGGGGACTGCATAGTTTTCTCACTTATACATGTAATTTGCTTTTTGTATCCATAGATTGGTTCCCCTTCAGAATTTCAAGTCTGACTGTGGAACCATTTATATGGAGTCCTTTTGTACTTtgagtacctctggtacttcttttaatatataatatttatctttgccgatcaaaaaaaaaaatcagtggaACCTTACCTTATTGGCATGTAAGCATTATTGAAGCGAACGTATATGCCATATATGAAATAGATTCAAAAGTGAATTACAGAACATTTCAAATTTCCTAAGAAAAAGATTAAATGAGAACACCAAATATTAAAATGCTAAGTTGTATGGTAAAATAGTTTCTGATAATCAATAAATAAGCACTGTTCAAATGATATATCAAACAGCTTAGAAACACGGGATTGAAGAGGTTCTCAGCTTTTTCATAATAAGCAGTTTTCCACACAAAATTCAAACACCATGAGTaagacaatgaaaaaaaaaaataatcatacaaaaaaaaagagaaacagaAAAAGATCTAATATTATCAGCCAATAATTTGCACGTTAAATTAAATgagccaataaaaaaaatcatagaatGATACATACATTGCTTTGGACGTACTCAGAGCTTGATCCTAATATTTTTTCTCCATACGCACCCAATCCACCTCGAATGAGTCCTGAACCAGCAGAATTAAATGCATTCCCGAACAGATTAGGTTGCGAGCTCATTGGAGGTTGAGGATGATGCTGAGGTACCCCCGGTGGCATACCAATATTAGTATACATTCTTACTGCCACAATAGAAGACATTTATAACCAATCAGAATTCAGAAATAACATTTTCTAGGTTCTAGTGAGATATTAAAAACTACAACCACAATTTCGGCCACGACATCAAGGTTTTTAGACTTTGCAACCAAAATTGTGGTTGCTTCGGCCACATTTGTCCGAAATTTCCCACAATGCGATGAAACTGTGATTGCAACCGcaatttaaaatcatgattGGACCTAAGGGGAAAGGGAAAAATGGGAATGTGGGGATTGAAGTTAAACCCCACTACTACATAACCAGAGCCGCCTAAAGAGTATGAGATATAACCACTTGATTCACTATGGTGTAATTAGAAACAACTTAAATAGGCAGAAATCAACAAAAACACAGATGAAATAAAACTCTCATCACATGAAGAAATCATCCAACTAAAACATAATCAGGTAAAGTAATACCAAGAAATGATCCATTTCAGTTCAGAAGTAAAGATGACAATGTactaatttcattttcatattatttaccCAATGCTCCACGGGGGTTTAAGAAAGAACAACACGAAAGTTCTAATTACTTCACTAATACATACAAACATAAAGAAGGTAGAGAAAATGGGGATTGTTAATACccgtttgaaaaaaaaaaaaactaaaactaaaactaaaaccagAACGTTAAGCAAATCAGGGAACAACCCAATAGCAAAGAAGTGTAACAGAGTCAAAATTTGTAAGCTTTAAAGCAAACAAAGGCGCGCCAGAGAAATAAAGCGATCTATGATTGAAATGAggagaaggaaaataaaacctgagtagagagaaagagagaggggaagAGTCAAAAAGAGAAACGCGGTTCGGAGATGAATTGAAGAAGGAAGCAAGAGAAGAGACAAAGATCTCGCTCGCTGAAAGTGAAAGCGTTAAGCAAACTCAactgaaattaaattcaaaGCTTTTCTTCCCTTTCTCAATCCGCACCGTTTTGCTGCTCTCTTCTCCAATCTTCTCACCCAAGATATGTCAAGATACatactaccattttttttaacgtAAACTACTATCTtgtcttattttgaataaataataataattaataacaaataagttttagaaatagaaaatgggtttaatagaaagaaaaaaaacagatcaagattttaatgaaaataatgataGCTTTCATTGCAACTTTAGTAATTTgcatgtcataacttttaaaaaataataatagaggtattaatatttttacaccAGTGAAAAATCTATTAATTTATGTACATAATCttaaataagaataattttgaagtgtaaggagtagattaaaaaaatattataaaaaaagtaccaacaaaaaattatacacaatgtcatcaaatattttctcattttctatttgttttccttttttttttctttttttcttactgattttctattttttttctctcgttGAAAAAAACGAGTGCGTCATTTAAATTACTTTcagataataaaaaagataacaaactttatcatacataaaaaaaaattataattagataattatataatttttttacagagTCAAATGTATAATCCGTCTTTTCATGTATTATTCGTTACAACTTCAAGCTATTcacacttatttatttatttattttgctactagcacttttttatttatgaataggacttggataaaaaaaattatattcttatcaaagtttttatttcaaattataatacatgaatacttatttaaatttatactaCATATATTTGTACTGAAAATAGCATTCGCATGCTATTCTTTTACGAATAAACTTAAAAGTAAGGATAAAaggaatttatttaaattttattcttttcaaattGTCTTTTTAATcaggaagcattgttgagagagagatggaggagaaaaaaatacgagaaattgtaacaaaaaattgttatatatttatgttaGCTTTTAACACTATTTTAATagtattaatttttaagtatttgataacaaaaatttagaaaactatgaggatttaattaaattgctcTACTTGGTAAAAAAAATCGTTAATATGGaatacacattaaaaaataattattaaacttctttaaataaaataaaatactaattaaaacaGCCAAACGAGAAATTATTGCATGAGTTGGAGTGCAGTggcaataaattaataaataaatataaagttgAATATCAATTTCTGCACTTTCCGTTGACCAGGCAAGAGAGACATTCCATGtcattttaaattgtttaaagaaaaaaattagagtttaaatacacttaataaaaaaacaaaataaaaaaattaataatataaaagtagtgaaaagttattatatgttagaaaaaaaattaaaatttaagaaataatttaaagataagattatttaatgaaacatgtacatattaagtgaaataattttcattattaataagTTTAGATTATACATTAGGACGAAGACTAGGTGCGAATGTGAAACTCCTTTTCCACCCaacataagtttaaaaaaaatgataatcattTAGGTTCgtttaatttaacaataaaaaaattaaatgaaccaGATTTATTGATGGCAACCGGTTTAATATGTAATAGGACAGAGATCTTCCCTTAGGAATAGGGTTCCCCTCTCCCTTTGGTGTAACGTTGCCCTAGCAGAGGTCGCGCACAAAAGAAGGGTCTTCTATCTAGGTTTTCTATTCCATTGTACGTCAAAGCTCTTTCTTATTTCCAGATGCAACAACGGCTTCTACTTCCCTTTTTGTGCATCAACGTGAATAATGGCGACATATGCTACAATGAAGCCCACAAAGCTCAGCTTGGAGGAGCCTCGGGACCAGATCCACAAGTAAGGTTCACTCTTTCCTCCTTGCACGTCAAAAACCTCAAGAAAGGTATGCCCAAATAGATtgtagttttcatttttaaggtTGTCGCTCTCCTTAGGCTTATGTTTCGGTTTTTATGTTACTTTTAGTTTGTGCGGACTTGGTTCATGGTGCAAAGGGCAAGCGGCTCAGTGTTAAGGGACCTGTCAGGATGCCCACTAAGGCTCTTCATATCACTTCCAGGAAGTCCCTTTGTGGTGAAGGTATTTTCACTCTTTCctcactttttattattatagttgTAGTTTGTTTCACTTATCCCTTTTATTCTTTGCTTCTTATATTCCTCTTTTGATTGATGTTCGTTTTGCAATAGGGTTTGCCTCAATGTTCTTCTATGTTGCTATGTTATCTGTTGTAGTTTTGAACATGCATACCCTTTGTATAAGGAGCAGTTTTGCAATATATCTCTTAGTTTGCAAGGTCTGGAATGTGCTAAATGGAAAATTTGGATGGAGACTTTTGAAGGAAAAAGGAAGATTAAGTTAGTtatatcatgtttataaatatgaataagGGATGATTGGGAGGTTTCATTGGTAATCTATTTCTTTGGAGATTCGGGACTCTAACTGTGTGTCTATTGAAGAGTTGAAGAATAAGACTGCAACTCATAGGCAGTGGCTTCGTTAAGGGAAACCACAGGAGTCATAGTGAAAGCGAGTCTTCACAGGGCAATCGTCTATGGACCCGAACCTGGGTGATCTATCATTCTGAAAAAGTTCTAATTGAGggataaaaaaagtgtttttgtttcaattttcattcttttactGGCAATGCGGAGCAAATTGTTTAAGttttatgtataattttctttattcatgTTTATTGAATGATATTTGGTACTTAAGTCCAAATGTTCTTCAACAAATTGTGATGTAAATAACTGTCATATGCATGTGGTTTGCTGGATTGGCTCCTCTATCATTTGTTATCATGTGATTGATTTTATGTTACTTATGAGCATGACCATTCTTGTAGCCTGAAACATCGTAAGACTACTATTGTGGCTAAAAGCTTGAAAAATGTTGTGCTTTCTTGTCTTACCCAAGTGTCTTAATTGTGTATTTGTGTGTTGTTCATACGTTTTCTTCGGAACACCAATAGTTGTGTTACTTAGcttgttgatttaatttttgaagtATTTTGTTCAATGAATGATATTAAGCCTTTGTGTTCATGAAACTGCTTGTTTTTCAGGTACCAACACATAGGACAGATTTGAACTTCGTGTGCACAAGAGAGTGATTGACCTCTACAGTTAAGTTTTACCATACCCCCCTACAACTCCTCTCcctcccctccccccccccccaaaaaaaaagtgaCTATGTATAGCAAATGGATCTGTAGGAAGCTAAACCACTTTTTCAACTTATTGTGGTTGCAAATGTTTAATGTGTTTATCAACAATATACATATTCATCTATATATTAGCATGTTTACATATTGTGTCAGTGTTTCACAGGTTCCTAGTACAATGAATGTCAATGTAACTTCATTATCTTGTGTAGTTGAACCACCATGTCTTAAGATTTATTCTTGAACATGGCAGGACTGATTATGATCAATAGGATGCTACCCTTTCTCCATTACATCACAAGGTTGGCACCTTTCACAGTTTCAATCTAATTCGATTGCTCGGAGTTATGTCATCTCTATCCTTAAAGAATGCATACAAATGAttaattctgtcattcttcttTTGTTAATGGAACATAGTAGTGTCAATGTTGTGTAGCATTGCAGCCACTTAATGATAGAGAAATTACCATGTTTTAAAGGCATTAATTAGATCATTATTGGAATGTGTCTTATCCTCTCTTTCAGTAATCTCTTAGGTTTCCTCTCTAAAGAGTTATTCCTTTATCAACATCTGCATCCAAAAATTAAGACAGAAATAAGAtattaaacacacacacacacaaatatatatatatatatatatatatatatatatatatatatttgtgtgtgtgtgtgagagagagagagagagaaagagaaatagaCAAAGTGGGTTTTATTTGCTAGGCAAAGATTAAATGGGAGCCACTTGCCAAATACTAACTCTTATGAAAACTAAATGCATTTAACATGTGATTCATGAACTGTACATTGTTCTAACATTCTCCTTCAAGCCAAAAAACTTGCTAAGCGTTGAGCTTGGTACAAATAAAACCTTGTCTAACTAATATGGGATCCATTAAACTCAGTTGAAAAGACAACATGGGGCTTGATTAGGCTAGAAAAGACCACTGAACATTGTAAGAGTAGCTAGAGATTTGAAGCAGATGAAAATTTGATGCAGCTGCAGATTTGACAAATAGTTTATTTGAAAGTAGCTAGAGGTGACGGCTGGAAAAGATCACCATAAAGATACCGGAAAGATTGCTGAAAATAAGTCAGAAAGTTGGTTGAAATGGTTGTTGGTGAGGTTGGAAAGATTGGTAGAAAGTTGGCTGAAACTGTCACTGGCAATGAAAAGGTTGCCAGAGAAGACCAATGGCAAAGGAGGCAAGTAGGAAAAAGGTGGAAGAAAGGCCTTTTGCACAAAACCACAATTAGCATTCCAAATTGAAGACTACACCTTAGAGAGGGCCTTGGAATATGAAGATTTTTGGCAACAAGTTGTTTCTATTAGAGATACTATTGCAcaaaagattataaaaaagGCTAGATAGTTGAAAGGGGGCAGTTTCCTCTTTGGTGCAAGAGTACTCCTATGGGAAATACTAAAGCATTGTCTTCCTTGGAATATTTTCCATCATCTCAATTAGACTGACAAAAAGTACCCtgttaataatttattgaaCATCTTAATAAGCTTAGTAAGATAACTGTTGTAACTTGTTTTATGCACAAGAGCCCTATTGCATTGTTGATCCTTTAATTGGTTGTTGTTATTTCTTGccttttatatagaaaaaaaaatagacagcaCAACATATTTTCGTCATGGTTGTACTTTCCAAATCttataacataaattatttttgtataaaaaatggtATTTGAACAAAACGTGTCATGTTAGTTTGTAGGTTAAAAAAAAGGTGAAGAATGtgggtgcaattttttttattgggttAGACCTGAATTGGTTAATGACAAAGATGCTGTCATCGCGAGACAAAGAAGGCACATCCCTAATCCGCAAAGTAAATTGAAGCAATGTTTTTACCATATGCAATTTTATTTGATCCATGTTTGTACCAACATGGGATTAATTAATTGTATTGGGGCAGTTGCATATAactgttaaaatgaaaaataagccCATTTGGATGAGCCATTATGCTGATTTGTTGATGTTATGTGATATGgttaattttatagttaaatgGTATGTAAATATAATGCAGTTTTTAACATTTTCAGTGCCAATACTAAAATTGGTGTCTAGTTTTACTGGCAAGAATTAAATATGGCATGATGTCCTACCCAAGAAAGAGATCCCAACCCCGGGAGCCCTGTCAAATGGTGATTGAATTTAGATTTACATGTTGGAACCAAGCCAATTTTGGAGCAGCTTTGTGATAATGAAACCAATGCACCAATTTCCTGGTCGTTTCTAAAAAAACCCTAGAAATGATGGAACCCACCCAATTTTTAATAGATGTCCTATTTTATTTACTACTACTtactatgtttttttatatccaCTATcaatacaatttattattttgaggttgaatatttaaaaaaatatattaaaaaaatcgtgGTTGGGGAGGTTATAGTAGCAAGAGGGGATGTTTCAAAAAacttcattttattcttcttttttacaacTTAGTTGAAGAAATTCCATTTGTTTAATCATATTCTCCAACCCcctctctttttatttgttcACTACGTATTATAtgcaacaaaatattaaattttagatcacctcatgtattttaattcataagtatgtgatcgaggccgtacccgaatcaaataaacatgaaaatgcagtaactaggaagtgatcctaggtcgtttcccaacgagcagtgacaagccaaatgttcataatatacttgcagtaacagtaacgatggggggggttggttgtttggtaattaaagagtagaacaaataaaatggaatatgaaactactaatattaaaaacgggttgtttcctctgattcagaagccactctcttatcctgggttatggagaattcgtccctaacagtcaaccacttaatccaaccctatttcaatttactaagcgaaaatcaacttagggttttcaatacgtgattaggcaccacatacaccagttagcccttcgtccattaagcatgaacgcaagttaggctcagaggcaattaatcgaacacgaagcgtgcactgattaatattcacgaaattgggataactggtgaagggaaaactgctaggaaaccacattacaaacgaaacctcaaagagagttgggcttcgtcctcaaaaggaaacaacaccagaaaatctagccttccatggattcaaacagaaaacgcaaatgaaacatgaagcagaaacgtaaatgaacaagaacgtaaatgaacaagaacgtaaatgaacagaaacgtaaatgaaagtagaagaagaagcaagaatgaactcgtaattagaagcagaaaacggaaatttgcattaagaacgaaaactgtaacaagggaacagaaaaacgtgaaaacctaaaaccaaagctctgaataatgaaaatagcatagcagaatagaatgccctgcacgaatcccaaggcagctatttaaaaagagtcactcaaagtcactgggccctattacaatactctggcccaaaacgaaataaacacttaacaacataaaataaaattgcgaaatttcctaattagaaattaactaaggtaagcgctgctttatttgccctcttcaagtccacaaccaaaatccggattaagcccaatgtttcattaattcctgaaattagattaaaaacatcaaattagctaaatgagcccaaataataaaactgcctaattaattgacaattaagaccaatcaataattaaaatggtgcaaaaagggtttagaaaatagaagaaaatgatggcacatcagtatGTAATGAACCGCTAGGATAATTGTAAATCCTTGCAAATTATATAAAGTACGAATTAAGGACATTTAGCTTGACTGCAACATATATGTAAGTATTTGGCATTGCACGGGGAgtccaaaatacaaaaaaaaaaagtatctttCATGGAACCTACTAGACTTTATATTGAAATCTTGGGAAAAGCGAAAtcgatattaataatatattttttaatattgccTTTTATATGCAATATTAAAGATATATTAAATGATTGCACATCCccttcaccaaacaaaaaatgcTCCAAAAAATATAGCAATCGTCAATGTTTGCCATGAATACAGTCATGTCAAGTGCGTTCTACATTTTTGATCAAGTCTCTCTTGTAATGGTTGTGTGTCCCTAGTAGCAGGGTCATTGTCACCTTCATTCTCACTGCCTTTTCATCAAGCTGCAATTTCATGTCATAAATTAGGACATTTATTATGTACATTATGGAGTACATGAAAGAAAAATGTGGttgctttaaaataaaataaaagttaacaaattttaaccatAGGTGCAACATTCCTACCACTCCATACAAGAGACTCACAAATGACTCCTCTATTTGCATCCACTTTAGGACCCATAATGTTGATTTCTCACTGCAAttgtattaattacattttttaaaacaaaaaacatattttatgtatttcattATTTGTGAAATATAACATAAATTTATACTCAATGGgttatgtttttaaaagtaaCATGGATCCATAATTAGGGATTCCTCTGGCTTCCACAATATCTCAACTATCCATTCCATCAAATCCAAAAAGCAAATCTTGTGTTTCAAACACAGTTTGGAGAACATTGAGCATGACATGGCCCTGTTTATATATATCAATGTTGTTATTGTTAGTCAATGTACATATGATAATgtgattaatttgataatttataaatttgatatataaacAAACCATGATTCTAATAGTGTCTTTCTTATCATATGTGATTTGACTTGTCAGGTCACAATCCAGATGATACATTTTTTTGTCATGCATGTGTATGATCATCAGATACCAATGATCCTTATTTTGAAGGatgggtatatatatatatatatatatatatatatatatataaagaaaaaataattatcattaaattaatatttaacctGTAATAATAGTTCATTTTTGTCGTGTGCCTTATTAGCAGGAcatgattttagttttattgTAACATTTTGTacccatttgttttcattttttatcagtCAATGATGAGTtgcatttaatttataaaaattatttaccaacTTTAAGTTTGAAAACGAAGGCACCCAATCCTTCCCATAATGCTCAATGAGAGTTTCCACTAGGGTTCCATCAATTACATCCAGCTGAAATCAAAATGAAATGCCACTCTTCGgaattaattacataaattatataagttaattaatatttgtgttGTATTGAATAACCATATAATGTATCCTATACCGCATAAGCTGGGGGCATACACCAAACACTCCTTGTGTGGTAGAGTTTGCTATAAGCAACCTTCAAAGTCATGAATAGTATTATTTGCAAccaattaattatcaaattttccaACTTCCAAGTTTGTGAATTATTTTTACCATGTTACAATAGGATACTTAGGGATGAAAGAACCATATAGCTCCTCCCTTATTGGCTTATTAGGACACAACGACTGAAAGTTTTGTCGTGTCCCCAAGTTGTTTCTTACCCTATACAAAATTTCGTTCCCACTAATATAAGCATTCgcaaaaaatcaaacaattatAGTAGTCAAAATCCAGTAAAATAATAACCATGAATATAAATGACTTGAACCATAACTTATGTAATTTGTATGAGTAAAAGGTGAGCCAACATACCTCGGGTCCACATTTGGATTGAAGACATATGCATAAACTTGTGTCTCCTCAAAAGTAAGATTCATGTCAATAATTGGCTTGAAGCTATAGGGCATATCTTGTACATGTAAAACATGTTATTATTTGCAAGTATAGTTGAACAAATACAAATGCTATTATTTGCAAGACCTTAGGAATTGTATGTGTGTATCCCCTACTAGAATTAGTCCGAGGCCTTTGAAAGATCCGGCTTGCCTTGCTCATGTTGCCCAAGGAAGTGCCTTTGGTGTATTGGAATTTTGGCACATTCAAAATATGTGGTTGCTTCTCAATTTTTGGCTTCTTCGAGGTCTGACTAACAGAGTTATGATGGGGGAACGAAAACTTTCTAGGCACCATTGAGGTTTCTTTATTGCTTTCGGGCTGGAGTACATGCAtgtgacaaaaaaatttatatgcaATATTTGCTATGTAAGCGTTTAGTggtaatacatttttattaaataaatgtttcacCTTTTCTTCCACTCCTCTAATAGTTGCTCATAATGGTTGTTATGGGGAGAAGTCATCTGTGGTCGTCTCCTCATTGGGCCCTGACAGGTTCATTGTTTTGGGAGAGGAGTATCTATTATTGCTTTCCTGACCCAGGAATTTTGCCTTCACAACATTATGTTTCGGCATTGGAAAGTCATCATCATCGTCCCCTGGGATGAAGATGGTTtctatatttttgaaatttgctTTACATTTCCCATATGCTTCCTTTCTGCTACACCTTACAATCGCCTTGGATACCGCCTTATTAGGATTTCTACAACGTAATGTTTCATCATAGGAGGAGGTATTGTGAGTTCCACTCATTGCCACATCCTTGACAACATCTTTGGCTGACTGATTGTAATCTTGTTTAACCAAGTTGCACATGGCCTTCAACATTATTGTGTTAGTCTTTTTCATGGCATCAAGTCTCCTTTTGTTATGATTATCCatgttttccatttttttgtccCAAATGCTTAAGCCGAATGTCAAACATGTATAAATTGTCATAATGTAAGAGTCGTTTATCAATTcacattaaaagttaaaacatgtTTTAAACTGAGGGACAAACTGAATTGAAGTATAAGTTGTAACCTTTATTGCAACCACCACATCATCCAGGGTTGCCCCACCAGAGATATCCCCAACCACCACTTTATCCTTTTCCACCCTGAGTGAACCCATATTGGTTGGCAATGGTACCAGGCAATGTAGTAGAAAAGGGAAGTTGAAAGCAATAAACGTTAATAATCAAAAATGGTGACAAAATTCCAAATACACATCTGGCTCCATTCAATGAAACATTCTGTACCTCTAAAAAATGTTCTTTCCTAGCTTCACCCTTAATCCCAACTGATTTTTCAGCCTCATTATCTCCATTCCTTGTAGTCATACAGCAACATTGAGTAGTAACATACACGAAGACAACAATAGTAGTATAAGGAGGTTTTTTGGTCATAAATAACATCAAACTAAATAAAGAAGCACCACGTAACTCACCCTCTGTCATCACTCTCGAGCATGTCACAATCCATGTATGTTTGATCCTGTTCATAATCGATGCCCAACACCATGTAAAACTTGAAGAGTAGGTCATGGAGATCCCCTAAATTG from Glycine soja cultivar W05 chromosome 8, ASM419377v2, whole genome shotgun sequence includes:
- the LOC114422793 gene encoding protein YIF1B-like gives rise to the protein MYTNIGMPPGVPQHHPQPPMSSQPNLFGNAFNSAGSGLIRGGLGAYGEKILGSSSEYVQSNISRYFSDPQYYFQVNDHYVKNKLKVVLFPFLHRGHWTRITEPVGGRLSYKPPIYDINAPDLYIPLMAFGTYVVLAGISLGLRGKFSPEALNWLFIKGLVGWFMQTALLKVTLLSLGSGEAPLLDIIAYAGYTFPGLCLAVSGRIIWSYSYYFLMLWTCLCMAVYLVKTMKRVLFAEVRSYDSSKHHYLLLLIALAQFPLFTWLGNITVNWLI
- the LOC114422736 gene encoding 40S ribosomal protein S20-like; the encoded protein is MQQRLLLPFLCINVNNGDICYNEAHKAQLGGASGPDPQVRFTLSSLHVKNLKKVCADLVHGAKGKRLSVKGPVRMPTKALHITSRKSLCGEGTNT